A region of Phocoena phocoena chromosome 17, mPhoPho1.1, whole genome shotgun sequence DNA encodes the following proteins:
- the RHPN1 gene encoding rhophilin-1 produces MVPEGRPDGAGAGEESARLQGCDLLANSQHGCLQSRRAQIHQQINRELRMRTGAENLYRATSNARVRETVALELSYVNSSLQLLKEELEGLDGNVDADQPPSEGITVPMIPLGLKETKQLDWATPLKELISGHFGEDTASYEAEIRELEDLRQAMRTPSRSEAGLELLTAYYNQLCFQEARFVTPARSLGLLFHWYDSLTGVPAQQRALAFEKGSVLFNIGALHTQIGARQDRSCPEGTSCAVEAFQRAAGAFSLLRENFSHAPSPDMSPASLSMLEQLMTAQAQECVFEGLLLQAPVAPHDCLAQLHLAQEAAQVAAEYRLVHQTMAQPPVRDYVPFPWTTLVHVKAEYFRALAHYHAALALCDGAPVAEAELPALEQIFLGLPASSEPRGPALPQEQEDRRKLGKAHLKRAILGQEEALRLHAVCRALRRVDLLQVVLAQALRRSLAKYSELDLEDDFCEAAEAPDVRPKTQRRPEGRAPSFSRVKVADIFHRLGPLSVFSAKNRWRLAGPIHVARGEGGFGFTLRGDAPVLIAAVVPGGRAAAAGLKEGDYIVSVNGQPCRWWRHADVVAQLRGVGGEGVSLQVVTLLPGTEPPGSGDRRPALGALLRSQKERGRETPGPAQASPRPLLGWNRKAKRGKAGRRLSPAPHP; encoded by the exons ATGGTCCCTGAGGGGAGGCCGGACGGTGCGGGCGCCGGCGAGGAGAGCGCCCGGCTGCAG GGCTGTGACCTCCTGGCAAATTCGCAGCACGGCTGCCTGCAGAGCCGCAGGGCCCAGATCCACCAGCAGATCAACAGGGAGCTGAGGATGCGGACGGGCGCCGAGAACCTATACAG AGCCACCAGCAATGCCCGGGTGAGGGAGACTGTGGCCCTGGAGCTGAGCTACGTCAACTCCAGCCTGCAGCTGCTGAAGGAGGAGTTGGAGGGGCTCGATGGCAACGTGGACGCCGACCAGCCCCCGag CGAAGGTATCACTGTCCCCATGATCCCCCTGGGGCTGAAGGAGACCAAGCAGCTAGACTGGGCCACACCCCTGAAG GAGCTGATCTCAGGGCACTTTGGAGAGGACACTGCTTCCTACGAGGCTGAAATCCGGGAGCTGGAGGACCTGCGGCAG GCCATGCGGACCCCTAGCCGGAGCGAGGCGGGCCTGGAGCTGCTCACGGCCTACTACAATCAGCTGTGTTTCCAGGAGGCACGCTTTGTCACCCCTGCCAGGAGCCTGGGGCTGCTGTTCCACTG GTATGACTCACTGACGGGGGTTCCGGCCCAGCAGCGGGCCCTGGCCTTCGAGAAGGGCAGCGTGCTCTTCAACATCGGCGCCCTCCACACCCAGATCGGGGCTCGCCAGGACCGCTCCTGCCCCGAGGGCACCAGCTGTGCTGTGGAGGCCTTTCAGAGGGCTGCGG GGGCCTTCAGCCTCCTGAGGGAGAACTTCTCCCACGCACCCAGCCCCGACATGAGCCCCGCCTCGCTCTCCATGCTGGAGCAGCTCATGACCGCTCAGGCCCAGGAGTGCGTCTTCGAGGGCCTCTTGCTGCAGGCCCCCGTGGCTCCCCATGACTGCCTGGCCCAGCTCCACCTGGCTCAGGAGGCCGCCCAG GTGGCGGCCGAGTACCGGCTGGTGCATCAGACCATGGCCCAGCCGCCCGTCCGGGACTACGTGCCCTTCCCCTGGACCACCCTGGTGCACGTGAAGGCCGAGTACTTCCGCGCCCTGGCCCACTACCACGCGGCCCTGGCCCTGTGTGACGGCGCCC CGGTGGCGGAGGCGGAGCTTCCAGCCCTCGAGCAGATCTTCCTCGGGCTCCCGGCCTCGTCTGAGCCCCGgggccccgccctgccccaggAGCAGGAGGACCGCCGGAAGCTGG GCAAGGCCCACCTGAAGCGGGCCATCCTGGGTCAGGAGGAGGCCCTGCGGCTGCATGCCGTGTGCCGGGCCCTGCGCAGGGTGGACCTGCTGCAGGTCGTGCTGGCCCAGGCGCTGCGGCGCTCTCTGGCCAAGTACTCGGAACTCGACCTCGAGGACGACTTCTGTGAGGCCGCCGAGGCCCCTGACGTTCGGC CTAAGACGCAGCGGAGGCCGGAGGGCAGGGCACCCAGCTTCTCCCGGGTGAAGGTGGCTGACATCTTCCATCGGCTG GGGCCCCTGTCCGTGTTCTCAGCCAAGAACCGCTGGCGGCTGGCGGGGCCCATCCATGTGGCCCGCGGAGAGGGGGGCTTCGGCTTCACGCTGCGGGGCGACGCGCCCGTTCTCATCGCTGCTGTCGTCCCGGGGGGCCGGGCCGCG GCGGCCGGCCTGAAGGAGGGTGATTACATCGTGTCGGTGAACGGGCAGCCGTGCAGGTGGTGGAGGCACGCGGACGTGGTGGCCCAGCTGAGGGGCGTGGGCGGCGAGGGCGTGAGTCTGCAGGTGGTGACGCTGCTGCCCGGCACCGAGCCGCCTGGCTCG